The genomic DNA AGCCCAGACATTTCCCTCTGGCCAATTTTTGTGTTATCACAGTCATCATAGCTACAACTCCACACAAAAACAAGTAAAGggttgaacttttttttcccccctctaaacAAGCATTTTGCCGTAAAGTGTTGTCAAGTAATGTAATTTTTTGTTATGACATCTGGACAATAACAAAATTATAAATTTCACATTTGGTCATTCTGTGTGTCAAAATCAGCACATCTCAttaccttggctgcagtgatgtGAATGGGAGTTCTTCCTTGGGAGTTTTCTGTAAGTTTTCCTTCCAAGTTATCTTTGGGTTGGTATATTGCCTTTTTTATCCTTAAGATTTCTTTGTaaacaccttctcctttttcctgctTGGTTCCCTACAGGTTTTAAGATCTACCTTTCTGTATTCTAAACAAATGCTCCCTGAGTAAAATCTTTCACTCCCATGCTTCAAATGCTGCCATCTTCCTGTACCCAGCTTTGGCCTGTCCCTGCATCCCATGATCACCTATTTTCTAAGTGCTTCAGAAACACTCAATATGTCTAAGAGGGAGCTAACTAGCTACTTTTCTAAATCTGTGTCTTTTGTAACATCTTCATTATCGGTACTACATCTTTTTTATCCTCTCTTCTCACACAATCTATATTCATACAGACAACGCACACATCTTATTTTAAGGTCTGCCTAAATTTGAACATACCTCGCCAGGGAAATGTACCAAATACACACAGTGGGGATGTAACTTTTCTATGTGAAAGCCAAACTCTGTATGCTACAGGGAGGTCGATTCTggtcgggggggggagggggttgttgttgttttaatactGGCATGTTTCCCTACATCTTCAAAGAAATAACACTTTTTTACACCAGAATAGTTTTGGAAGCATCCAAACTCACTTGCTTTCTATTTTTCAAATATCATTTTTACTATAAGCCTGAATGCaatttttctttgaataaaatattttcacagccATTTTGATGATTTCTTCGATAAACAATTTCCCAGTGTGTTGAAGTTTTAAAAAGAAGTCAGCAAGATCTAAAATTTATTCATCAAAAAATATGACTAAGCAACAGCAATTGCCTCTCATCCTCCCTTCCCTCAAACCAAAATCCCCACAACCAGTCTTTTCTTCCAAAACCTTTGTTCAGTTCTCCCCATTACTCAGAGAAGAAACTGTCCTCTTAACCAGAAGTACTTCAGAAAATAGAACTTCCTGATTTAGaacaaacatttccattttcagctACTATTAACCTGTTTGAGTAGCACATAAAGGGGCCCTTAACTCATTCTACCTGAAACAGCCTCCTATCTGTTGTTTCTCCAGCTTTTGATTTATCCTTTTAGCTCTTGCAGCAGTGGGATGTCTATTCACATTTTGACCACCCTGGCTCATGTTACATTTAAGGTCCCAAGCTTTGAGATTTGTTAAATCCTGCACTGGAAAGGATTTGCGCAGAAAGTCTTCAAACCTCTTCCTGCCTACAGCTCCTGCAAAAACAAGAAATTCATTCTTCTTGATAAATGGTAGACAAGTAAGTTCCTCACTAAATTCCCAGACTCATGGAATGATCGCTCTGTACAAATCTTTATACTAGTGGGAAATGCTGCTCAGATCCACAAAACAGTACAAGTACAGAACTTCTGCATGGCCACCTCCTTTTGCAGGACAAGGAAGCCtgtttaatgatttttaaatgataCCACAATCCCCATTTATCACTGTACCCCAACCAGTTGTCCGATTCCTCAGTAAAGGTAGAAGGTAAGGCTAAAAGCATATGGCTCTCTCCTTACCATAAAAAATGTCTAAGAGCATGTTAAAAAAGCTCTGGAATTACTCTTTAACCCTAACAACAGCATTAGGGCAAAGTTCAGCTTTACAAGCACCTGTGACTATTGAGTTTGACCTAGCCTATGTTATACAGGACTTCAGAACAGAATTGCACAACCATCCCTTCCACAATTACTTTCTATCTATGAAATTACAGTAAAAAGATACAGGTAACAAAAGGCAATAAAGTTTCAAGTTACTAACTTGATGGTCATTCAGAAGTTTCCAGATAAAGCCTGAAAGTGAGTGCAACTTACCAGTTTTCCTGGTGAGACAAGGGCTAATCTTGGAAAGATACGTGAGCTGTTGATGGACCCATTTGTGATAGGACAGGCAAGCAGTAAGATCAACTAGGCGCAAAATTTCACAGGTTCCCTAATAACACAAACAGGCATCATAACATTAACATGCTGATGCCCTCGGCAGCTTTAAGCAAATCAGTCTTTTTCTTACTCTGTGAGTAGACGAAGATGACAAGCATTTGCTGATATGTGCAAAAAAAGTTCTGCTTCAGGTATTATATCAACCCTTGATGAATGTTATGATTCAACAATGACAACATTGAACAATTACTCCCCTCTGATTTTTCCAAATACCAATATTTACTTACAATATTCTTTAGAGGCAGCAAGAGAGGTATACATATATGGTTTTCTTACAGTGGAAAAACTAGCATGAAGGAAAGTAGCAACAACCTCAACAAGTTGCCTCTGAATTCTTTGAGAGTGGCAGATTTGGAGCCTGCTTCCAAGACTGAAGCTTGATTCAGCAGCCAGTGTTGCATTCTCATCAGTACTAAATAAGCCCTTCTCTGTAACAGTACCTTTTCCCGGACAGTCTATTGTACTAGTCTTTCTCTAAATTATCTAAATAACAGCAAACAAATCTTTTCTAGCTAAATTAGTAAACAATGCTACAACACCTCATCCCAGAGAGACAGCATGACCACTGGAATGAGTTGACAAAAACTCCCCTGAAGAAAGTTATGGCAActggaaatctgaaaaaaagcccaaatgaCAATATTGACAGCTTATGATATGATTAGCACTAACTGATCATGGGTCCTAGAAAGCCCTCCCAATAAACTTAACCTGTTATTTTTGTCATCAGACAATGCTACAGAGAATAAACAAATTTATTCCtcttcaaatatctcaagacAGTTACcttcatggaaaaaaacaaaaatatgccaACTATTGCCTCTGGTTCTGGGTTTAAGTAGTATAATTCTGGGCAAAGCATTTATTGCTGACTCTTTTCTTACTATCATTCAGCTGGTAGTCAGCTGGCAAGCCACTAAATAACAAACACAAAGTCTTTAAAGCAtctcagaaaaaaacaggaagaatcaCTGCCTTACAGTGCTTGCATATAATACATTTGTGTATGATGTCACTAAAACATCTCTGGAAACCCTATTGATCTTTATAATATTATGCCTGAAAGGTAATGTGTATTTTTGTGAGTCCAGAGGCCTGCCATGCCTCTTCTCTTAGGAAACTCTGGCACCACAAAATTAAATATGTTTTCCCTACCTAAAGCCATTTCTGATGCAGTTGAGGCCCTGTAGCTCATTGGAAAACAGTTATTTCAGCACTAATAACTGCTCCCATCAAAAAAGAGGAATTCATCTATTCCAAAAGCAACAGACAGATAAAAGAGTAAATATATAACACGTAAAGTTTCTCTCAAGTGTCTTTTGATAATTaccattaatattaaaaaagttaAACTATTTCTGTTAGAGAATATgagaaaaaatgtgtttcttgcCATGAAGAACTTGTGTATTAGGCTCCGACATATTAACTGGTAACTTACACTGCATAAGAGATCGAGTCTTTGGTAAAATAGATTCTACACAGGGTTTGCAAAGGAGTCGGACACTAAGTAAAAGCATGACAAAACCAACAGAAACCAAACCCACCAAGGTCTGGCACTAAAGTGCATTATTTCTTACTTCTTTCAGTAATGGCCCATAATtaccatttttgttcttttttgcagGCTCTAAAGAAATGTCAGCATACCACCAAGAATATTAGCCTTCGGTTAATCTCTGAAGGATCTTACCTTACTAATGAGAATTATGCTGTCTGAATTTGTGATATCTTTTGTTATCACCTGTCCATAGTGAAACTTTTCCATTTTGCAGCTATTAGTTATTGTCACTATTGATCTTTTAGACCATTTTGCAAAGAAGTTCACACCTCTGAAAGAGAAGCAATACAGACACTTTTTTCACAGCCTGCCTGACAATGAACTTGCTGAAAAACATGTTTAACTATAAAAACATAGATCTTTTTGCAGTTGTAACTGATGAACCCCAGGCCATGGCTCCTGGAAATGACAAATCCAGTTCTAGGTTAGTCAGTGTCTTTTTAAAGTTGCCATAGTTTCATGATGCAAAGCAAAGCATTCAGTGAAAATTCACTTTGCCTGACCAAAGTTCTTCACAAATTTATAGAGCACTTTAGTGCAAAAAAATTTGGCAGGATTAGTAGCTGAGGTACATGGATAATCATGAATCCTTACAGAGCAGTTGGTGGCAAAGTACCATGTACAGTTGTCATAGACAGCCAATGGGGAATTTCTTTCCTTGTCATAGAACCTCATGAGACAAGACAATTGTTATAATGCATTTCATCTATGGCCTTCACATAGCCGGGGAAGTTTATGGAATAGATTATACTGTAGTAAAAACAGTCAAACAATAAGCAAAAGTGGGTGATAACACTGTAAGAAATTACTTGATGAAGTTATATCGACAGCATAATTCTTCCTGAAGCTCTTCATCTAATTTATGAGCAAAAAAGTCGTCCTTATCCACCACAAATAGCTTTGTGTCTTCCATACAGACAACCGTAGCAACTTGCCTTGTTCCTTTCAATAGAGAATCTTCCTTTCATGATGAGAAGTGGAGAGAGGGGAACGAAAGAAAGATTAACTTAGTTTATACTAGGAATTTATCCATCAGTTTTGTAATCCAAACATTGCCCCTATTAGAAACTATTAAATGGTCCATCTCACCTAATGCCCTGTCTACTTACCCATGACAGCCAGTGCTAGACTTTTGTTAGGAGGTACAAGAACCCACATACAACACAACTTATCTTCTAAGAAAGTTCCCTTCTCATTGCAACAGAAGGGTAAGTTCTGAAAAGCATAGGAATATAGATCTCATTCCCAAACTCtgcttatttcatttcttttcccaTGCATGAAGTAACAGTATTTTTACTGCAGATGCCACTTACTCCAAACTTTGCCCCCTTCTGAAGCACCACTGGATACAGTGCTGTGAAGATGCTGCTACCATCCTCATCATCCATAAGAGCAACACTGCCAAAGTAAATGAAGTAGAAACTAATGCTGCAGTGTCCTTTCTTCAGAATAACTCGCCCACGTTCAAACCTGGAAAACAGAAATGCGGCTGGTATTATCTAGCAGAAATGTAATGAATTAGACCTGttcctgagttgactctgcagctgAGATTTACTATTGCAACAAGGTGAATGCGCAGAACTTGAGGCCCAACTAGAACACATCCAGAAATGTAAGTTCTGATTCAAACATCAAAAGTGTGCTGCTTCCTACCCACAGGAtgactttttaaaagtgaaaattgaTCCATTTTCTGCCCTGCTTAAAATATTCAAGGAAATAATTGTTTGCAGTGATCAAAGAGAGATCACTAAGTATTTGGCCCTGTGACTTGAGTTCAGATCTAAATTTTTAGTTAAATACATGTGAGACTACCCAGGAAGCTCGGTAAACCAGCTAAGGATTGCCCAAATTCACTCTAGAGTAGCAGGTACCTGTAAGAAACACTTTCATTAGTCCAGTCTATCTAAAGCAGTTTAGTTTTCCCTTCACTCACTATGAAGTAGTATCTCCTCTTGTATCACTGCACTCCACTGTTTCCAAGGCTGGGGAACATTATGAGATTCACAACTCTGATGACTGAGAAGCACTGATGTAAAGGCTGGAAGTTAAGAACTTCCTATCCCGGTCCAGTGCTAGCCCCTCAAGTTGTGCCCACAGAGTCATTTGTGGGGTTCACAGTGGACCAAATCCACAGCTGATctggtttcaaaacaaaagaATGGGGAGGACAGTTATTTGCACTGATAATTTGCTGGTGTACATGTAGTGCAAGATCTAGCTCTCAG from Apteryx mantelli isolate bAptMan1 chromosome 6, bAptMan1.hap1, whole genome shotgun sequence includes the following:
- the CNBD2 gene encoding cyclic nucleotide-binding domain-containing protein 2 isoform X2 translates to MFSQDHLPLRVIQITRKRPEWRTEEEVKFVQSCLQEIESYQSYSLRLQFLLAKVIHFEWFERGRVILKKGHCSISFYFIYFGSVALMDDEDGSSIFTALYPVVLQKGAKFGEDSLLKGTRQVATVVCMEDTKLFVVDKDDFFAHKLDEELQEELCCRYNFIKGVNFFAKWSKRSIVTITNSCKMEKFHYGQVITKDITNSDSIILISKGTCEILRLVDLTACLSYHKWVHQQLTYLSKISPCLTRKTGAVGRKRFEDFLRKSFPVQDLTNLKAWDLKCNMSQGGQNVNRHPTAARAKRINQKLEKQQIGGCFR
- the CNBD2 gene encoding cyclic nucleotide-binding domain-containing protein 2 isoform X1 gives rise to the protein MEEEESLACPPDQERCPSFGQKVSSRSIQQAATKNKKHSKLSFNTSKFRASKDHLPLRVIQITRKRPEWRTEEEVKFVQSCLQEIESYQSYSLRLQFLLAKVIHFEWFERGRVILKKGHCSISFYFIYFGSVALMDDEDGSSIFTALYPVVLQKGAKFGEDSLLKGTRQVATVVCMEDTKLFVVDKDDFFAHKLDEELQEELCCRYNFIKGVNFFAKWSKRSIVTITNSCKMEKFHYGQVITKDITNSDSIILISKGTCEILRLVDLTACLSYHKWVHQQLTYLSKISPCLTRKTGAVGRKRFEDFLRKSFPVQDLTNLKAWDLKCNMSQGGQNVNRHPTAARAKRINQKLEKQQIGGCFR